In the genome of Carettochelys insculpta isolate YL-2023 chromosome 25, ASM3395843v1, whole genome shotgun sequence, the window CCCTTTTCCCTTGAACTTTCTTTGTTCCTGGAAGAGTACTTACCAACTAATTCTTGTTCTAGCTGCACAGATGTGCTCACAGACAAGGGAGAGGTCCATGTAGCTCTTTGCAAAGGGCAGGGAGGAACGCCTGCAGATCAGCCAATGAGAGAGTGGCACAACAGCTGGCAAGTCGTGGCAAAGGCAGCAGAAGCGGGGTTCATCTTGAGTGATGTTCATCCCTTCAACTCAAAAGGTGTTCATGGATATAAGTGCACTGGCTACAGGTAATCTGTTCGTGTGGCAAAAAAGCCATTGATACTCTTTGTGCTTCTAAGGCATTTCACTAGTGCCCTACACAACAGTCTGAGTCCAAAGCTTTGTCTTGTGGAGAGGAAACCCTctctaatttgtttttcattcaaTAAAGATGCAGTACGCATTTCTTCTGTCTCTTAGTCGGGTGAATAAGAAACGCTTGACATTCTTGCTTTTAGAGAGAGTATCTGCCAGAAAAAATGCTAGCATGGCATCTTAAATCCCAGGATTAGCATTTCTGTTTCTAAATGGAACTGTTAATACTAAGGGGATGGAGAGACTCCACATATGATTGGTCTGATTGCTTAGCTCAATGTTGCGTACTAGATCTTCTGCAAAGTAGACAACACAATATTGACTAATTTATTGGTTTTCTAGTCAAGTCAACGTCACTTACTTGCTTTTGTTTAATAGTGCTCAAATACCAGTTACTTTACCATGTGGTGCATTTGTGCGTGTTGCCAGGAGTCAGGATAAATCCTTCTCTGTGGAAGATGCATTAAACCACATCTTCACTCGGAGTTTGCCATTTCCACATCCCAGGCCTGTGATCTGCCAAACTGAACTGGAAGGCAAGTGGATTTCCTTCCGGGTTCCAGAATTATTTATGGATAAAATTAGCAGGTAAGCATGCAAGTCCAATCTGGTTCATTTGTACTCACCAGGCTGCATTTGAGCTGTACTGATAGTAAGCAAAGCTGGGTAGAGTCCACTGCTAACTTAATCCATAATCTTGTGTGAACAATCAGTTTGCATCCATAAAACAGGTAATTATTAAATGTTCCAAATTCTATTTTCTCTTGGAGGGAAaacagaaaacttttttttttaacgtgtTGGTTCCATATTTATGGTCCAGAAGAGAAGACCATATTTGTGGTCCAGAGGCTTCAGAAAAGAGCATAACTTGCTTGCCGTAGTAGCCACAATTGTTACGTTGGTCTTAGCTACAGGAGTAGAAGAGTAAAATCTTAAACAAACATTGTGCAGTGACAAAGCATTTTAAGTTGCTTTGTGTGTGCTAATATTGCTGAAGAGAGTTAGGActgaaaactaacaattttaatcAGTCTCTGAATTGGTTCATATTCTGGAGAATATCTCAAGGTTACATACCTTGATTGGCTTTCTCAAATAGGATTTTAATGCTAGTTTTTAAGAAattccccatcccttcccccagtcAAAGTGCGACTACGTTAACATTACCAGAtgatataaaattgaatttaataagaTTGAatttaacgctgggttttataatatttacagtgaagacgatCACCTGGTACAGTggagctaattgccttaaattcaaatgtatcttgtagtgtagacgtagcctgcaaCTGATCCTCAATTATAACTATTAACATAAACTCTTACGTCCTGCAGATGTTTTCGTAACAACTGTACCACCATGACGAAAGGTTTGCTTTGTCCAGATGACTATTGGAAGCAAGCTTACCATTAAAGATCGCTTTGGAGAAGTTGTTCATCATACTTGTCTTAAATTTCAAACAGAGGagaatgtgtttgttttttagaAGTCCATGTGGTGATTTTTATaatctcctgttttgtttttaatagggGTTTTCTAGACGTTAATTCAGATCATCCTGTAAGAACAATAAATGAAAAGCTCATCCGTCAACTCAGCCAAACCTTCCCATTACAAAGGGTTAACCAGTCCATTCCTCTGCTGCACCAAGGCCACCTGAGCACTGCTTTTCAGCCAAACAGCTTTTGGATCATTCCCAACACAGAACAAAATCCAGCTTGTGAACCTACGTTTAATGAAACAGCAAGAGGTGTTTTATTTTCTGGCCTTGATTATTGCAAGGACATAGACCAAGATGATAAGATGAAGGCTCAGGAGGGAGACCAGCTCTCAGAATGTTTTCATCTTAGATCTTCCTTTCTGATTTATGTTCAGGATATGGTACAAAAGCTGAGCTTTCTCCCTGGgactctgcatgttctcactgggCCTGTCTTTAGGAAGTGTCTGATCTCTGCTCACACTCCGCCTGTTTTTCACGAGACTCTTTTTATATGTGCAGTTAGTAAGGGTACAGAAGGCAACTGTATCCAGATGTTTATGTGTAATATTACAAATACAATAAGATCTCTCCTTCCATGTCTTTCATGTATTGTTTTGAACTCTACAAAGGAAGCGAAAAACTCTGAAACATTTGAGTTAAATGATTCTGTCATGTCTGAGCCTCAGCTTCATAAAACTCAGAATTTTATTTATGTGAAAAATACTTCAGACTCCAAAACCAGTGGAACTTGTATAGGAGCCATATCAGCGGCTCCCTATGGATCAGTAGACAGTGAACTGTGCATGGTGTATGCATCAGTGAATCTTGACCTGCTAGCCATGCAAATTTGTGGAATTTCTGACTGGCGAATGCTGTGGACCTCAGATGAGCGTTTCCTAAATCAGTTTATTGGAGGAGAGTTAGGACCTTTTAAGAGCTTTTCACTCTATCCACCTTCCTATGTGCATGATGTCAGCTTCTGGGTTCCTGAGTCAAAACACTTTGATGAAATTGCATTTCATACCATTGCCAGATGCGTGTCACAAGAAACAGTTATATCCATCCAGCTTCTTGACAGCTTTCAACATCCACAGACTGGACAAACCAGCCTCTGCTATAGATTAACTTTCCAGTCCTGTGACAAGGCACTGACTCGCCAGCAGGTGGCAGAGATGCAGATGCAGTTTAGAAAGGAGATACAGCAATGGTTGCAGGTAACTCTTAGGTAGATGGTTGTGGGCTGTTTGCATACCTCCATCAACAGCACCCTTAATACACTTAGTTCTGAGAAGGCTGGACCTCATGTATGGTCTCTAATACTATGTGTTagaattatgaaaacaaaaagcagtcaagtagcactttaaagacgagcaaaatagtttattaggtgagctttcgtggggcagacccacttcttcagaccattatGTCTTGGTAACTTATGTCTTTTATAAAGGCTGTgctgatttaatttaaaatgctatGTACTTACTTTAATTCTGCTCTCAATGATTATAAAATCCAGCTGCTTTCCACTTGCCTGACTGAATGTGACTGTTGAAATGTCAGATCTCAGAGGTGGGTTTGTTTAATAggttcccataaaaaaaaaaagtggagttGACAGTGATTCTGCTCCTTTGTGCCAAAGGTGAATTTAAGGTCACTCCCTGGACAAGTCCGCTCAATGTTCCTTGACTATATTAAGCTGGGAGCATTTATTGATGGCCACTCTGAGGTACACTAGAAAAAGGAAAACTTCAACAATTGCCCATCAAGGTTTTATAATGTATTAGCATTTCATATATCAAGCCTCATGGTTCAAGAGGTCTCAACACAGTAAGTCAATATACATCTGAAGCCACGCATGCCTCAAAGCAGTGGTATCCTTTTCTGTAGAAGGGGTAGAGCAAAAGTGATGTAATCCAGTGCTTGTTTAGATCAATTTCTGTTTTGAAAAGGGGATCTTTTGAGTTTAACAGGTGCAGCCTGGCTGGGCAGAGTGAAATAGAAACACAGTACTGATCCTAGCTTTTGATACTTACACTTACAATTTAGAAATTGAAAACAGGTGTAGACTGCAGGTGCAGAGGAACACCACACAGATGAGTAACAAACCAAAGTGCATCTGAATAGTATATCTAGCACTGGTGTCATGCTGTGACACACAATAACCATCATAAAGGGCAACATTCTTACTAAATAACCTTAACTTGTTTAGGATCTTTCAGTGATTTTTCAGCTGGATGGGGTGGCCCGCTTAGAATGCATTCTTTTCCATATACCCTGTGTAGAAGGAGTCTCAGATTCATCCCTAAGTGGGGGCTTTTCTTTGCACTCTTCCCTGTGTACGCTTGGATGCTTGCACACGGGTGTGCTGTCCTTTTGCAGTTACAAATTGTCCCATGCTCAGGGCCTGTGAAGGGTGCCCTTTTTACACCTCCTGGGCGGGTAAGACTTCCACACATTTCCTGCACAGTGGGACACTTTTGCACCCCCTTGCGCACTGAGAATAGTGCTCCCCTATGCGCCCCCTCTGCAGGGAGAGAATTTCACACATTGCACATAATTGCACGCCGGGCGGCGCTGCCCCATACACTTCTTGCACGGAGGGAGCGGTTCGCTGAATGCACAGTGGGGCGCTCTCCAGTGCGCATCGGGTCGATATTCCTTGATTCCCTCACACGTGCCCACTGCCGCGAGCAGACCGGCGGCGGCCGCAGCTGCGCACAGGGGGCGGGAGGAACGTGCCCGCACGAAGCATGGCCGCCGCtggcttcagcccctgccccgccagcGAGCAGCAGGGGGAGCCCGGCGCGCTGCCGCCCGAGCTAAGCATGGCGGCCAAGGGGGCCCGGCAGCGCTCGAGGGGAGGCGGCGGGGAGCCGGCCCGGCAGCGGGAGGAGGCGCCGGGCCCGGAGGAGGCCAAGGCGGAGTAGGTGCCAGGCGGGCCGTGCACgggcggcagggggcagggcccggccGTGTGGAGGCGGGTAGGAGCGCTGCTGGGCTGTCCCCGCCGGGGCAAGGGGCGGGCGCCGAGCCCGGCCCGCCAGCCTGGCACAGGGGAACCGGGGTGGCCAGCCCGGCCCCCGACGTAGGGAGCGGAGCCCCACTCCCTCAGGAGGAGGAACCTGGCCCGCCAGCCCAGCACCCTGGCGTggtggggcccggcccggcccggccctccaTCCCTGAGGAGAACGTGGCCTGGGCACGGCCTGGAAGAGGAGCAGAGAGGGCAGCCTGCCACCTGGCGAGCGGACTGCCTGGAAATGGCCCAGAGCGCCGCCCTCCTCCGGCCTGACACGGCAGTCTTGGAAGCATCCATGCAGTGGTGCCGCTGTGCGGGTCCCGGGGTGTTAGAGGAACCAGGGTGAGGCCCTTGAGGGGTaggtagccatgtcagtgtgTCTCAGCGCAACCCGGGAGACAGCACTTTTTGCAGGCCCAACAGCAAGTACCGTGCTCCCCTCGGCTCCCTAGGAAGGGACCTCTCAgtctgcagcatctcctgggtTGGCTGTGTGGAGGTTGGGATGGGTAGACAGGAGCGAGGACTTTGCTCAGTGAATGCGCCAGGGCTCAGTTTCTGCAGCCAGACTTGTTCAGCATTGCAGAGTGGTTGCTCCAGAGTCTAGCTCCAGCCACTTCTTACATCAGAAGAAACCACTGGGTAGATGTTGAACTCGCATGCATTTCTTTGAAATGTCCTTGACGCACAGGTGCTGAAGTGTCACAGTGTTGCGTGCCGTACAAAGAGGCCAGTCTGATGGCTTCTGTGACATCAACATGAGGTTTGATCTGTAGTAAAGCATAATAGcagtaaggaaaaaaaaccaaacccagagTTTGGCTGTGTACATTTCCTCACTATCGTCAGAGCTTAGCCGTGCCACTTTATGCTCAGGGCTGAGTTTGGAAAGTGCAGAGTGGAGATTCAAGGGGCAGAAAGACTATCTAGTGATTGGGAGACCTGGGTGcaagtctctgctctgccacagccttGTGTGGACAAGTCACTTAGTTCCTCTGTGCTTAAAGCCTCCCCAAACGTTTAATACATTTATCtggtttgttgcaaggataaatgtattaaaaattagGAGTAAAATCAGATTAAAAAAAGCAATGAGGCCACGTAAGTCCGTAAAATAGGGCGAGGAAGATGTCTCTAACAGGGCACAGGTTTGATGAGGGTTAGTTACACCAAGTAACTGTTGAAGAAGTGATATTTATTACATGTGTAAAAGGATAAAACAACTTAAATTTAAATGTAATGAATAGGATGCCTACGATGCCCTGAGCAGAAACATCCGGCAGGAGGATGCACAGAGCTGTAGACTTAGGATACATCTTCACTACTGGGAAGATAGACCCTCTcgcggtcaatcttctggagttcagtttttcATGCCTGGTAGgtacatgctaaattgaacttaaCAGAATGCCTACATTGGTACCTCTACTCCTGCCCCTtattgggagtaagggaagtcgatcaAAGCgaatgctcccatcgacctcccttctTGGAGATAGCATGTAAGCCTCAATTAATacatgtcaattccagctatgtaattaatgtagctggaattgcattccTTGATTCAGCATTCCAttgtaatgtagacctgcccttagattCATTCAGTGTTGGTTTAAAAATGCTGAAGGGGGAATACAAGAAACGGTTGCAGGCTTTTCATTGCTTCCCTGAGTCTTTTAACTCCCTTTCTGTTTGCATTTCCACTCCCTGGGGTTCTTTGCCCTGGTGTCATCCTGCTGCTCTTTATCCTGTTTCCATATATCATCTATTTCAGTAGGCCCTGACACTAGTTCTTTACTCTTTATTAGGCCATCAGGTAACAAGGCAGGTCATGTCTGGGCACCTGAAGGATCCACAGCTTTCAAGTGTCTGATCTCTGCTCGGTTTTGTGCTGCCCTCTTGAGTAACATCTCTGACTGCGATGAGACGTTTAACTACTGGGAACCAGTGAGTGGTTGCGCTTCCTTAGTGGATGAATTTGGGCATTTGTAATTGGTCTGCACTGATTTCTACCTTATGCTGAGCATAACGCACCTGTGCCCTCAACATATCAATTTTCTTATGTTATTATTTGCTAATAGCTAAAACAGAAATGTGTCCTCTTTTGAATGTGAATTTTTAATGGGATTTTTAGATGCACTACCTCGTATATGGGAATGGATTCCAGACATGGGAATACTCTCCAGTCTATGCCATACGTTCCTACGCTTACTTGTGGCTTCATGCCTTGCCAGCCTTATTCCATGCTAGAGTTCTACAGACAAATAAGGTAAATCATTTGTGTTGAAACTTTCCTTGTGAGAAATCATCTTGCCTTTGGTCTGTATCAAAAAAAGCAGCTCTTGGGTACACTGGGGATTGGAATTCTGAATTTGTGTGCTTGTGCGTGCGTGTCTAGGGAGATGCAGGAGGAGTATGGTTGGGAGGGTTCGTGAACCAAAGGCAGGAAACTGTGTGAAAGGTGCCTCTTGAAAGTATTCAGACCAGACCACAGACTTTGACGTAATGACTGAGCTTTTCAAAGCAGCCTGAAGGGTTTAATCAGAAACCTATTGTTAAGCTTCCTGGAAGATGTATAGGAGAACTCACTTACATGCTCTAGAAATTGTATCCAGTATTGCTTTGGCATCACTGCCATGATTAATATTTTggaagttttcatttttaaaatcaaaatataaatGTCAGTATGCTGCACTTCTCACACGACATGTTATAACCTGCACACATGAGAAGGTGAAAAAGGAGCATTTTAAACATACGTGTTGCTTGGGTACCTATTGGTCGTACTATGTACATCTCCACCTCTTAGTATCCAGGTGGTCTTGTGAACACGCTTACCGCTAGATAGAGTGGTAATTGGGGTATCGTCCCTTTGTAGTGTTGGTATTAAAGCTTCAGTTTGCAAGACCTGACAGAGGCGATGGGCAGGCTTGCCCAAGGTCCAGTTTGTTGGAGTCATTTATTTTTCACCATTTTGCCACGAAGGATTTGGTGTCAAAAGGCAAGATCCTTTGCCTTTCAAggcagtgggaattttgccattgatctCGGTGGgtgcaggatcaagcaccacgtTGTATGGACTTTGGCTCCATCCTGTAACAAGTAGATCTTGTGGGGTTCTCACTGTTGTAGTAGTAACTCCATTGTGTCTTAATCTTTTATGGTTTTGCTCCACTGTTTACCTATGGGCACTTCAGTTCTGTTAAAAATTGAGTTTCTAACTCTGTATGTTTCTCCTAGGTTCTCGTGTTTTATTTCCTACGATGTCTCTTGGCCTTCTTGAGTTGCATTTGTGAGCTTTACTTTTACAAGTGAGTAAACAAAACTAGTTGCTCATTGTGAACCAGTTGCCCAGCGTGAACAACAGGGATCATTATTGCCACTCACAATGAGGGTTGAAATGAAACCTAAAATCCAAACAAAAAATGTCTTGCATGGATTGTAGTGCTTCACACTGAAATCTGTTAAACTAGGTATGCAGCAAAGATTCCTACGGAAACATTGGTTCGAATTCTGCCACAACGGCCAAATTCTGCACTGGGTTCGCTGAGAGAGTCTCAGCTCCAGTGTTTGGCTCAGTCTGTGTGCacagctctcccactgacatcagcagaATTGCCAGGCAGAAATATCAGCTGAGCTGTACTGGCTGGATCAGAGAGGGGTGACAGGGGTTCATTTTATGTAAGTGATTTAATCTGAGATGCACTGGAATGGTTAAAAATTGAGTAGCACCCCCATGTTCTCTATTGCCTTGCTCTGTTGATCCCAACTGAGCGGTACCTCCAGTGAAGTTTGCAGCTCCATAAAGTAGTAGCCTGAACATGTGATTACCTGGGTTCAAGTGGGAAGTCTTCCTGCCCCTTATTTTTTAGCCATCATTGTCCTGCGTGGCATCTCCATTGTCAGTTGTCTTGAGCATGGCACTGATTACAACTCTAGGAAGCTTTTGGCATGGTGCTGCTAGTGGATAGCTACCGTGACAGGTAAAACATAGGCCTGATGTACTCTGGAATAGCAGTTACTGGTGTAGCTGTACCAGTGCAAACAGGGCTGGCCTTAGGGAGAATGGCGTCTTGGATGAATTTGCATTTTTCTTCGATTTGGCTCCTGTGGTCATGGTGTCCCTCATTGCCCTGGTCCCACATGGGCTCCGTAGGCTTCTCTCCCCCTAACCCCTGCGCTGTGTTTCCTTCACTCCTATCCCTTACACTTCttctgccccaacacctgcactgTGCTCCCTTCACCTTCcttcagtgccccccaccccagtcagaGCAGATGCTGGGGatatggggggtgcaggagttggggctgtggggagcttaGGGCAGGGTGTTGAGAGTGTGGGGGTGCAAAAGTCAGGGCAGGAGTTGTGTAGGGCTCAGAGaaaggggttgtgtgtgtgtgtgtgtgtgtgtgtgtgtgcaggggggagggggcaggtggggagggctgaagctgaacaggctgctggctgttccccttcctgttcCTACCAGGGAGCCAAagcaaagtgcacagcttatctgccccctgcccttcccagccaTAAGGAAGGCCTTGCAACAGCAAACtccactttcccctcgctccttgacaggaaggagaagagcaaagcactgctgagcatcctgtACGAatttggggtgg includes:
- the LOC142001490 gene encoding ferredoxin-fold anticodon-binding domain-containing protein 1 isoform X5, which codes for MQPTRQLLLVGEGNFSFSAFLCDASDHGTHITATCYESEETVCRQALAKNNIQHLRRKGANVCFSVDCTKLKDYFLPGKRNFDCIYFNFPHCGRKAGVTKNRELLAKFFWSCTDVLTDKGEVHVALCKGQGGTPADQPMREWHNSWQVVAKAAEAGFILSDVHPFNSKGVHGYKCTGYRGFLDVNSDHPVRTINEKLIRQLSQTFPLQRVNQSIPLLHQGHLSTAFQPNSFWIIPNTEQNPACEPTFNETARGVLFSGLDYCKDIDQDDKMKAQEGDQLSECFHLRSSFLIYVQDMVQKLSFLPGTLHVLTGPVFRKCLISAHTPPVFHETLFICAVSKGTEGNCIQMFMCNITNTIRSLLPCLSCIVLNSTKEAKNSETFELNDSVMSEPQLHKTQNFIYVKNTSDSKTSGTCIGAISAAPYGSVDSELCMVYASVNLDLLAMQICGISDWRMLWTSDERFLNQFIGGELGPFKSFSLYPPSYVHDVSFWVPESKHFDEIAFHTIARCVSQETVISIQLLDSFQHPQTGQTSLCYRLTFQSCDKALTRQQVAEMQMQFRKEIQQWLQVTLR
- the LOC142001490 gene encoding ferredoxin-fold anticodon-binding domain-containing protein 1 isoform X1, whose translation is MQPTRQLLLVGEGNFSFSAFLCDASDHGTHITATCYESEETVCRQALAKNNIQHLRRKGANVCFSVDCTKLKDYFLPGKRNFDCIYFNFPHCGRKAGVTKNRELLAKFFWSCTDVLTDKGEVHVALCKGQGGTPADQPMREWHNSWQVVAKAAEAGFILSDVHPFNSKGVHGYKCTGYSAQIPVTLPCGAFVRVARSQDKSFSVEDALNHIFTRSLPFPHPRPVICQTELEGKWISFRVPELFMDKISRGFLDVNSDHPVRTINEKLIRQLSQTFPLQRVNQSIPLLHQGHLSTAFQPNSFWIIPNTEQNPACEPTFNETARGVLFSGLDYCKDIDQDDKMKAQEGDQLSECFHLRSSFLIYVQDMVQKLSFLPGTLHVLTGPVFRKCLISAHTPPVFHETLFICAVSKGTEGNCIQMFMCNITNTIRSLLPCLSCIVLNSTKEAKNSETFELNDSVMSEPQLHKTQNFIYVKNTSDSKTSGTCIGAISAAPYGSVDSELCMVYASVNLDLLAMQICGISDWRMLWTSDERFLNQFIGGELGPFKSFSLYPPSYVHDVSFWVPESKHFDEIAFHTIARCVSQETVISIQLLDSFQHPQTGQTSLCYRLTFQSCDKALTRQQVAEMQMQFRKEIQQWLQVTLR
- the LOC142001490 gene encoding ferredoxin-fold anticodon-binding domain-containing protein 1 isoform X2 translates to MQPTRQLLLVGEGNFSFSAFLCDASDHGTHITATCYESEETVCRQALAKNNIQHLRRKGANVCFSVDCTKLKDYFLPGKRNFDCIYFNFPHCGRKAGVTKNRELLAKFFWSCTDVLTDKGEVHVALCKGQGGTPADQPMREWHNSWQVVAKAAEAGFILSDVHPFNSKGVHGYKCTGYRSQDKSFSVEDALNHIFTRSLPFPHPRPVICQTELEGKWISFRVPELFMDKISRGFLDVNSDHPVRTINEKLIRQLSQTFPLQRVNQSIPLLHQGHLSTAFQPNSFWIIPNTEQNPACEPTFNETARGVLFSGLDYCKDIDQDDKMKAQEGDQLSECFHLRSSFLIYVQDMVQKLSFLPGTLHVLTGPVFRKCLISAHTPPVFHETLFICAVSKGTEGNCIQMFMCNITNTIRSLLPCLSCIVLNSTKEAKNSETFELNDSVMSEPQLHKTQNFIYVKNTSDSKTSGTCIGAISAAPYGSVDSELCMVYASVNLDLLAMQICGISDWRMLWTSDERFLNQFIGGELGPFKSFSLYPPSYVHDVSFWVPESKHFDEIAFHTIARCVSQETVISIQLLDSFQHPQTGQTSLCYRLTFQSCDKALTRQQVAEMQMQFRKEIQQWLQVTLR